In a genomic window of Sulfuricurvum sp.:
- a CDS encoding SCO family protein, which translates to MNKKIVLAVVLFVVLLVAVPFIQALFFTQQTAGKIVINQPINAPYLNNTKKEITLVFFGYVGCVRVCTPILHQLNDFYDSPQFAPFQGTVGVSFVNLMPELDKNQPQLFAESFNHEFEGVYLTQKELMSIDRELNVFFSKSLSESGEIDHSDHLYLIEREKSGIVVLRNIYTTHPINRSLIVDDIRKLLSEKNE; encoded by the coding sequence ATGAATAAAAAAATTGTTTTAGCCGTTGTACTTTTTGTTGTGTTATTAGTGGCGGTCCCTTTTATACAAGCATTGTTCTTTACACAGCAAACAGCAGGTAAAATCGTGATCAACCAACCGATTAATGCCCCATATTTGAACAATACCAAAAAAGAGATCACATTGGTTTTCTTCGGATATGTAGGATGTGTACGTGTATGCACGCCTATTTTGCATCAGCTGAATGATTTTTATGACTCACCGCAGTTCGCACCGTTTCAAGGGACTGTCGGAGTCTCTTTTGTCAACTTGATGCCTGAATTGGATAAGAATCAGCCTCAACTTTTTGCAGAATCTTTTAACCATGAGTTTGAAGGGGTCTATCTCACCCAAAAAGAGCTTATGAGCATAGATAGGGAACTCAATGTTTTTTTCTCAAAAAGCCTATCGGAGAGTGGAGAAATCGATCACAGCGACCATCTTTATCTTATTGAAAGGGAAAAGAGTGGTATAGTAGTTTTAAGGAATATATATACGACACATCCGATCAACCGGTCATTAATTGTTGATGATATTCGAAAACTGTTAAGCGAGAAAAATGAATAG